Proteins from a genomic interval of Pseudodesulfovibrio nedwellii:
- the hmcB gene encoding sulfate respiration complex iron-sulfur protein HmcB yields the protein MLRRTFLGLLGAAGASVALPTSAKAGGKSFGPHPDTQAVLFDATRCIGCRKCELACNEVNQLPAPDKKFDDLTVLDTKRRTDEKTYTVVNKFQGKTGPVFVKKQCNHCLEPACASACFVKAFKKEPNGAVSYDASVCVGCRYCMVACPFEIPAYEYDEPLTPRVMKCTLCAPRLAEGKLPGCVERCPKEALTFGPRDEIIKIARARIAAYPDRYVDHVYGEREMGGTSWMYISGEPFTEIGMREDLGTASAPELTAGALAAVPIVVGLWPVLLGGIYAVSKRKDKIANDERVAAVKDALTRAGEEAEKKLHEQLSKAEVANQRRIEVEVKKAVEEALAPKEEEAETGEEES from the coding sequence ATGTTACGTAGAACATTCCTCGGACTGTTGGGCGCCGCTGGCGCGAGTGTCGCGCTTCCCACGTCGGCAAAGGCCGGAGGTAAATCCTTTGGTCCGCATCCCGACACGCAGGCCGTGCTCTTTGATGCCACTCGTTGCATTGGTTGCCGCAAATGCGAGCTGGCCTGCAACGAGGTGAACCAACTGCCCGCACCCGACAAGAAGTTCGACGACCTGACGGTCCTCGACACCAAACGTCGGACCGATGAAAAAACTTATACTGTCGTCAACAAGTTCCAGGGAAAGACCGGACCGGTCTTTGTTAAGAAGCAGTGTAATCACTGTCTGGAACCTGCCTGTGCCTCCGCCTGTTTTGTCAAGGCGTTCAAGAAGGAACCAAACGGAGCGGTCAGTTATGACGCTTCGGTCTGTGTCGGCTGCCGCTATTGCATGGTCGCCTGTCCCTTCGAAATCCCGGCATACGAATATGATGAGCCTCTGACTCCCAGAGTCATGAAGTGCACCTTGTGCGCACCCCGTCTGGCCGAAGGCAAGTTGCCCGGTTGTGTGGAGCGTTGCCCCAAGGAGGCACTGACCTTTGGCCCTCGCGATGAGATTATCAAGATCGCCCGTGCGCGCATCGCCGCTTACCCTGATCGTTACGTGGACCATGTCTACGGCGAAAGAGAAATGGGCGGCACCAGCTGGATGTATATCTCTGGCGAGCCGTTCACCGAGATTGGCATGCGTGAAGATTTGGGTACTGCCTCCGCACCTGAGCTGACTGCTGGTGCATTGGCTGCGGTTCCCATTGTGGTTGGTCTGTGGCCTGTGCTGCTGGGCGGTATTTATGCCGTGAGCAAGCGCAAGGATAAGATTGCCAACGACGAGCGCGTCGCGGCTGTCAAGGATGCCCTGACCCGAGCCGGTGAAGAAGCCGAGAAGAAGTTGCATGAGCAGCTGTCCAAGGCTGAAGTCGCCAACCAGCGTCGCATCGAGGTCGAGGTCAAGAAAGCCGTTGAAGAGGCTCTTGCTCCTAAGGAAGAAGAAGCCGAAACCGGTGAGGAGGAATCCTAA